From Solibacillus sp. FSL W7-1464:
GCCAAAAGAATATAAATTTAAGATCAAGAGAAATATCTCATTTTATCTCTTAGTCTTATTTAGTTTTTCTTTTATTATATATATAACAGTTGCAAGAGAAGTTTCTATTTCAGAAACAGCCTATGTATACTTAGTAGGAGCACTACCTCACTTAAGTTATAGATTAGAAGTATTTGGTGATTTGAATTATTCTTATACTTACGGGTTTTCATCATTACTAGGAATTATTCGTCCTTTTTTTGTTGTTTTACAAAGTATAGGATTCTCATTTCCAGAATTAGCTAATTACGCTGAGGGATTAACTATGGCAATTGAGGATGCAGTATTGATAGGTGATGGAGTAAGGTTTAATGCATTTACCACATTGTTTTATAACTTTTATATGGATTTAGGGATTTTAGGAGTGGTTATGGGCTCGTTTTTGTACGGCCTATTCTCAAGCTTTAGCTATTATAAGATACTAAATAAAATGAATCTAGTAAACTTTTCGATATATTTATTAATAATGCAGTCTTTATTGACTTCTATGGTTCGATTTCAATTCTCAAAATTCTCCTTTGCACTGTGTTTCATCTATTTAATGATAATAACAATTAGAGTAAAGAGAAATCGTAGATAGGTAAAACATTATAATTAATTAGGTTGTCTTAAAGACCCCCCTCTCGTAAAATGTTCAATCAAGCTAAACAGTTGAATTGGCAATTGAATGGAAAAATGTAATATGCGAAGGCGTTAGCGAATGATTTACAAAAAAAAGAAAAGGTACTGGCCGCCGAACCGCAAATATTTTCTCATTCTGTAAAATAACTATTTGAAGAAGAACGAATAGAGGTATTAATAGTTATGAAGCAATATGAATAGGAGTATTTACCAATGCAAATTGTCTCAAAGTTAGCTGATTGTGAAATGTACATGGCTTCTGAATCAACATTATACTGAGTATTACGCGAAGAATAGATACAAAATCTCCGTGCTAATGTCCACCAAAAAGTCATCTGGCGGTCGCACCCAATCAAATTTGAACCTGGGATATTAAGGGACTAGTAGAACCTGAGTAAGGCATATTTTATCGCAAATTTATCAGCTGCGAAGTTTAGGAAACTAAAGAAGCTAAATATGCAGAACAGCTGATAAAAAAACGGTGTGAATGAAAAAATTCAAGGTGCACTACTCGTTCCTCATTCAGAAAATAACAGCTGTAAACGCTAAACTAGAGTTAACAGTTTTCCACAAATAGAAATCAACAGAATTCCCCAAATAAGATTAAACAGTTATCCAAAAACTATCATTCTTTCAATATACTTATATTAAGTTTATTGAAGGTGAGGAATTAGGAGTGAACAGGTTTATGAATTATATAGAGATCCACCGATTATATAAAGAGGGATTCTCAAAAAGTGCAATTGCAAAAAAGTTAAATATATCAAGAAATACAGTCATAGATTATTTGAATATGACGACTGAGGAATTTGAAGAGTTCATAAGTTCCTTACGGACTAGGGAGAAAAAATTGGATCAGTTTCATGATGAAATACTTGAATGGTTACGTGAACATCCTGATTTATCAGGAGCACAGGTTTATGATTGGTTGGAGGAGAAATTCAACTTTAAAGAGGTCGCTGAAAATACCGTTCGGAATTACTTAAATGAATTAAGAGATCGTTATCATATCCCGAAAGTTTTGACTCAACGTACATATGCCACTGTTCCAGAACTACCAATGGGAAAACAAATACAGGTAGACTTTGGTCAAACAGTGGTAAAGGATAAAGATGGTCATAATAAGCGTTTGTACTTCATTGCTTTTATACTTTCTCATTCAAGGTATAAATATGCGGAGTGGTTAGATCGTCCGTTTCGTACAGCTGATGTCATTCGAATGCATGAGAGTGCTTTCCATTATTTCGGGGGAATTTCTGAAGAAATTGTTTATGATCAGGATGCGTTATTAGCAGTAAGTGAAAATGCAGGTGATTTAATTATGACATCGGAATTTACCAAATACCATCAAACACGGCAATTTAATATATATCTTTGTAGAAAAAGCGACCCGGAGTCGAAAGGAAAAATCGAACAAGTCGTTAAGTTTATCAAAAATAACTTCAGTAAACATCGTGTATTTGGTAACATCACAGATTGGAATCAATCTTGTCATGCCTGGCTCAAACGAACAGGAAACTATAAGGTACATCATAATACGAAAAAGAGACCTTCTGAAGTGCACGCCCTCGAAAAGCAACACTTAAAGAAAGTCTCTGGTACCTATATTTTCGAGAATATTCTCGCTTCTAGTATAACAAGAAGTATACAAAAGGACAATGTCATTCGTTTTGGCGGAAATCGATATAGTGTACCAAAAGGTACATTCAGAGGAGATGCGCCTAATATTGCATATGTTCAAGAAGATGATGGTTGGTTAATTATTCGATTAAAGCAAACTGGCTCAATATTAGCAAAACATAAAATTTCTAGTGAACGAGGTCGTGTTATTTCTGACCCTTCCCATCGAGAATACGGAACATCTAAACGAGAATTATTAATCAAACAAATCGAAGATGTATTTTTAGATAAAGAAAATATTCAGTGGTTAATACATCAATTAAAAGAGCGATACCCTCGACATTTAACTGATCAATTA
This genomic window contains:
- the istA gene encoding IS21 family transposase, with product MNYIEIHRLYKEGFSKSAIAKKLNISRNTVIDYLNMTTEEFEEFISSLRTREKKLDQFHDEILEWLREHPDLSGAQVYDWLEEKFNFKEVAENTVRNYLNELRDRYHIPKVLTQRTYATVPELPMGKQIQVDFGQTVVKDKDGHNKRLYFIAFILSHSRYKYAEWLDRPFRTADVIRMHESAFHYFGGISEEIVYDQDALLAVSENAGDLIMTSEFTKYHQTRQFNIYLCRKSDPESKGKIEQVVKFIKNNFSKHRVFGNITDWNQSCHAWLKRTGNYKVHHNTKKRPSEVHALEKQHLKKVSGTYIFENILASSITRSIQKDNVIRFGGNRYSVPKGTFRGDAPNIAYVQEDDGWLIIRLKQTGSILAKHKISSERGRVISDPSHREYGTSKRELLIKQIEDVFLDKENIQWLIHQLKERYPRHLTDQLKVLEQAIKVYPNHCDQALEEVKKLNMTSANDFRDIANSLSIQSQKGSPSAIELNQKYKDLIAPERSEDIYLKVLAGGRD